The Agromyces marinus genome window below encodes:
- a CDS encoding amino acid ABC transporter permease: protein MTSVLFDAPGPVARRNSLIASVVGAVAILAGIAWLYFVLNAPRGDLPGYFDPSRWEPFTEPLVWQRLITVGVWGTLSAALTASVFAIALGIVFSLLRSAQTAWIRIPTAIVLEFVRGMPVLLMMLFILLVLNTGSFWAVVAALTLYNGALIGEALRAGLAALPKGQREAGLSLGMRPMQSKMLIEFPQAFRQMLPIIIAQLVVLLKDTSLGYIVGYVELLRVSMNQLASFYGNYYLFSFFIVALVLYLTMNLTLSWFARWVARRTQRRTGMKAPNPDEENEELLRAKAIAESKQTPQGGIL from the coding sequence ATGACGAGCGTGCTCTTCGACGCGCCGGGCCCCGTGGCCCGCCGCAATTCCCTGATCGCGTCCGTCGTCGGCGCTGTCGCGATCCTCGCCGGCATCGCCTGGCTCTACTTCGTGCTGAACGCACCCCGCGGCGACCTCCCCGGCTACTTCGACCCGAGCCGGTGGGAGCCGTTCACCGAACCCCTGGTCTGGCAGCGCCTCATCACGGTCGGCGTGTGGGGCACGTTGAGCGCCGCGCTCACGGCATCCGTCTTCGCGATCGCCCTCGGCATCGTCTTCTCGCTCCTCCGCAGCGCCCAGACCGCCTGGATCCGCATCCCCACGGCGATCGTGCTCGAGTTCGTGCGCGGCATGCCCGTGCTGCTCATGATGCTGTTCATCCTGCTCGTGCTCAACACGGGCTCGTTCTGGGCGGTCGTGGCGGCGCTCACGCTGTACAACGGCGCGCTCATCGGCGAGGCGCTGCGCGCCGGGCTCGCAGCGCTGCCGAAGGGGCAACGCGAGGCGGGCCTCAGCCTCGGCATGCGGCCCATGCAGTCGAAGATGCTCATCGAGTTCCCGCAGGCGTTCCGGCAGATGCTGCCGATCATCATCGCCCAGCTCGTCGTACTGCTCAAGGACACCTCGCTCGGCTACATCGTCGGGTACGTCGAACTGCTCCGCGTCAGCATGAACCAGCTCGCGAGCTTCTACGGCAACTACTACCTGTTCTCGTTCTTCATCGTCGCGCTCGTGCTGTACCTCACGATGAACCTCACCCTGTCGTGGTTCGCGCGGTGGGTCGCACGGCGCACCCAGCGTCGTACCGGCATGAAGGCGCCGAACCCCGACGAGGAGAACGAGGAGCTGCTGCGGGCGAAGGCGATCGCGGAGTCGAAGCAGACACCGCAGGGCGGCATCCTGTAG
- the pheS gene encoding phenylalanine--tRNA ligase subunit alpha yields the protein MSEPLQITEPAVAAAVDAALVAIASASDSAALKAVRAEHTGEKSTLARLNASLRDVPGDQKAALGKLVGGARGRVNQAFSAREAEILAAEAEAQLAAEAVDVTALPSRFSAGARHPLALLEDRVCDVFTGMGWEIAEGPEVESEWFNFDALNFDADHPARAMQDTFFVDPPESHLVMRTHTSPVQIRSLLEREVPVYVLAPGRVYRTDEFDATHLPVFMQFEGVAVDKGLTMAHLRGTLDHFVKSIFGEEAKVRLRPSYFPFTEPSAELDFWHPTFKDGPRWIEWGGCGMMHPNVLRAAGIDPEVYTGFAFGMGIERGLMLRNGVQDMRDMAEGDIRFSQQFGMVV from the coding sequence GTGTCCGAGCCCCTCCAGATCACCGAACCGGCCGTCGCCGCCGCGGTCGACGCGGCCCTCGTCGCGATCGCCTCAGCGAGCGACTCCGCTGCGCTCAAGGCCGTCCGAGCCGAGCACACCGGCGAGAAGTCGACCCTCGCACGACTGAACGCGTCGCTCCGCGACGTCCCGGGCGACCAGAAGGCCGCCCTCGGCAAGCTCGTGGGCGGTGCCCGCGGCCGGGTGAACCAGGCCTTCTCGGCCCGCGAGGCCGAGATCCTCGCGGCCGAGGCCGAGGCGCAGCTCGCCGCCGAGGCGGTGGATGTCACGGCGTTGCCGTCGCGGTTCAGCGCCGGGGCGCGGCATCCGCTCGCCCTGCTCGAAGACCGCGTGTGCGACGTCTTCACCGGCATGGGCTGGGAGATCGCCGAAGGTCCGGAGGTCGAGAGCGAGTGGTTCAACTTCGACGCGCTCAACTTCGACGCCGACCACCCGGCTCGGGCCATGCAGGACACGTTCTTCGTCGACCCGCCCGAGTCGCACCTCGTCATGCGCACGCACACGAGCCCGGTGCAGATCCGCTCGCTGCTCGAGCGCGAGGTTCCGGTCTACGTGCTGGCTCCCGGACGCGTCTACCGCACCGACGAGTTCGACGCGACCCACCTGCCGGTGTTCATGCAGTTCGAGGGCGTCGCGGTCGACAAGGGCCTGACCATGGCCCACCTCCGTGGAACCCTCGACCACTTCGTGAAGTCGATCTTCGGCGAGGAGGCGAAGGTGCGCCTGCGCCCGAGCTACTTCCCGTTCACCGAACCGTCGGCCGAGCTCGACTTCTGGCATCCGACCTTCAAGGACGGCCCGCGCTGGATCGAGTGGGGCGGGTGCGGCATGATGCACCCGAACGTGCTCCGCGCGGCCGGCATCGACCCCGAGGTCTACACGGGCTTCGCCTTCGGCATGGGCATCGAGCGAGGGCTCATGCTCCGCAACGGCGTCCAGGACATGCGCGACATGGCCGAGGGCGACATCCGCTTCTCACAGCAGTTCGGAATGGTGGTCTGA